A genomic window from Silene latifolia isolate original U9 population chromosome Y, ASM4854445v1, whole genome shotgun sequence includes:
- the LOC141633557 gene encoding putative pectate lyase 5, which yields MAKMLQISCIFVTFILLFSCFCSFSSSISLNLTLPHEHPYPEHIVQEFHRRVNVSLWRRKTLTFEDKDQLSCVTGNPIDDCWKCDPNWAANRQQLADCAIGFGYNAIGGKGGPIYVVTDSSDPDPHQPKPGTLRDAVSQPGPVWIIFAADMLIKLNSPLMVTSFKTIDGRGAHVEIIGGGCISIEHVTNVIIHNINIHHCYPKNSDGDGIHIFSSSNVWVDHCTLANCADGLIDCTVGSTAITISNNYFSHHDKVMLLGHSDDYPQDRGMQITVAFNRFGEALTQRMPRCRFGYFHVVNNDYTSWGEYAVGGSSRPTINSQGNRYIAPPNPNAKEVTKRLDAGEEEWAEWNWRTEGDLMVNGAFFVPSGDGVTPQFTLASSMQPQPAAYIDQLTNNAGILLPNGGAPAGIAGPGSRGSGFSVGGRLFPGSTGTVPGGMFSGGANAPPGDSGFYGGGDGGGLFFSNATPSPSYKFSTIFSALIILTFYISTNDHFLLQFDS from the exons ATGGCAAAAATGCTACAAATATCTTGTATTTTTGTCACTTTCATTCTACTTTTTTCTTGTTTCTGCAGCTTTTCTTCTTCTATTTCCCTAAATCTTACTCTCCCACATGAACACCCTTATCCTGAACACATTGTCCAAGAATTTCACAG GAGAGTTAATGTTTCTCTATGGAGAAGGAAAACCCTAACATTTGAAGACAAGGATCAACTTTCTTGTGTTACTGGCAACCCAATTGATGATTGTTGGAAATGTGACCCAAATTGGGCTGCGAATCGTCAACAATTAGCTGATTGTGCAATCGGGTTTGGTTATAACGCTATTGGAGGCAAAGGTGGACCTATTTATGTGGTCACGGACTCGTCGGATCCAGACCCGCACCAACCAAAACCCGGGACTTTACGAGATGCAGTGAGCCAACCGGGTCCAGTGTGGATAATATTTGCGGCCGACATGCTAATTAAACTTAACAGTCCCCTAATGGTGACTAGTTTTAAGACCATTGATGGACGCGGTGCACATGTTGAGATAATCGGTGGAGGGTGCATTTCAATTGAACATGTCACAAATGTTATAATCCATAACATTAACATACACCATTGTTACCCTAAGAATTCGGACGGTGATGGAATCCACATATTCTCGTCTAGCAATGTGTGGGTAGACCATTGCACTTTGGCTAATTGCGCTGACGGTCTAATAGATTGCACGGTGGGGTCCACCGCGATAACAATATCAAACAACTATTTTTCTCACCATGACAAGGTTATGCTACTAGGACATAGTGATGACTATCCACAAGACCGCGGAATGCAGATCACAGTGGCATTTAATCGTTTTGGTGAAGCATTAACTCAAAGGATGCCTAGGTGTAGGTTCGGATATTTCCATGTAGTGAACAATGACTATACGAGCTGGGGAGAGTACGCCGTGGGTGGGAGCTCCCGGCCAACGATCAATAGTCAAGGAAATCGATACATAGCACCACCAAATCCAAATGCCAAAGAG GTGACAAAGCGGTTGGATGCAGGTGAAGAGGAATGGGCGGAGTGGAATTGGAGAACAGAAGGAGACTTGATGGTAAATGGAGCATTTTTTGTACCATCAGGTGATGGTGTCACTCCTCAATTCACTTTGGCTTCAAGTATGCAGCCTCAACCTGCCGCTTATATTGACCAACTTACCAACAATGCCGGCATCCTTCTTCCCAATGG GGGTGCACCAGCTGGCATAGCGGGTCCAGGATCAAGAGGTAGTGGTTTTAGTGTCGGGGGTCGGCTATTTCCTGGCAGCACCGGTACAGTGCCGGGAGGGATGTTCAGCGGTGGCGCTAATGCTCCACCGGGAGATAGTGGCTTCTATGGTGGCGGAGATGGTGGAGGATTGTTTTTTAGCAACGCTACTCCTTCGCCTTCATATAAATTCTCCACCATTTTCTCTGCTTTAATCATTTTAACTTTTTATATTTCCACAaatgatcattttcttttacaaTTTGATTCATAG